Part of the uncultured Desulfobacter sp. genome, GCGAAATCGGTAGCCGTAAATCCTGCCCCGGGTTTTGAGTTCTTCTAAAAACTCAGGAATCAGCCGATCATGAAGGGCTTCAGGGATATAGCGAAGAGCGTTTTTAAGGGCCACGACGGTCTGGGATCGGGTCAGGCGAAATCCTCTGTCGGGAGCCCTGCGGATGTCCGGTCGAAATTGTTGTTCAGCAGGCAGGGTGTCGGGCAGGCAGATGGTCATGGCCGGGGCAGACGGATTGCTCATGGCGTTTCTCCTTCGTGCTGTCCGGCAGGACGTGACGCCTGCCGAAGGGGTTCGATTGGCTTGAATATACAAAATTTATCCTTTGAAAAAATGGATGTCAACGTCTAACTTGACCCATATTCCCCTTAACTTTTCCGTGTGCCGTTAATAATCTTTTTGACAATCTATTTGAATTCATGACAGTTAAGGGATGTGAATTTTCAGATCCCGGCCGGTGCGGGAATTGGTAAACGGTTTTTTTGCGCCTGTGATTTTGTTTGTAAGAATAAGGAAAAGCACATTATGAATAAAACCCATCAACTGACTGTCTTTGATTTTTTCCACCGAAACGCCCAGATGAACGGCAATGGATGCGCCTTATATTATAATGGCGAAACCCGAACCCATTCAGAACTTTTTGACGATTCCTGCCGATTGACCTGGGGCATGGCCCGGCTCAATCTGCCTGCCGGTACCCGGGTGGCCGTGATCGCCAAAAACCATCCGGCATTTTTCCATCTGTTTGCCGCGGCATCCGCATTAAACCTGTGTCTTGTGCTTGTTAACCGGAGACTGGGTGAAGATGAACTGGCCCATGCCCTTGATGACACCACACCCCGGATTGTCATTTATGATGATGATATGAGAGATAAAGTCGGGCCGCTTATCCAGGAGCGAAGTGATATTGTTCACAGTTTTAATCTGGCGGACAACTTTGCTTCCCTCTATGCCCCTGATCCCCAGGATACCATTGAACCGGCAGCCGGTTCGGATCCGGACCTTGCCTACATTATTATTCATACCGCTGCCGTCCAGGGAAAACCCCGGGGGGCGGTGCTCAGCCAGACAAACCTTATCCTGGCAAACCTGCAGCTGATGCATGCCTATGGGCTGGACCAGACAAAAACCTATTTAAATATTTTGCCCCTGTTTCACATCATGGGGGTGAACATCGGGCTTGCCACGCTCATGGCCGGGGGAAAGAATGTGATTATGGAGCAATTTTCTCCCCAGGCTGCGCTCGACTTGATCCAGGCACAGCATGTATCCATCTTTGGGTCCTTTCCCCCGATTCTGGGCCGCATCCTGGAATGCGTCCAGTCCCAGCCGACACCGCCGGATCTGTCCTGCCTTGAAATTGTCCCGGGCCTTGAAAGCCCGGAAACTGCCGAACAATGGGAAACGTTGACCGGGTCAACGTTCTGGATCATGTACGGCCAGACTGAAACGTCGGGCCTGATTACCTTTTCTCCTATTTTTGAGGCACCCGGATCCGCAGGCCGGGTATCGCCCCTGGTCCGGATGATCGTTGCCGATGACCTGGACCATGCCCTGCCGCCGGGCAGCACCGGCGAGATCCTTATTAAGGGGCCGCTGGTGTTCAAAGGATATTGGAATGCCGATGACCTGAATGCCTTTACATTCAGAAACGGCTGGCACCACACCGGTGACATGGGGCAGATGGATGAGAACGGCTACCTCTATTTTAAGGGTCGCAAGCCCGAAAAGGAGTTGATCAAGCCCGGCGGGGAGAATGTGTTTCCTGCCGAGGTGGAGGCGGCCCTGGTCAGCCACGAAGCCGTGGACAAGGCATGTGTATTCGGCGTACCGGATGCGGAATTTGGAGAGGCCGTCAAGGCCGTGTGCGTCCTGAATGACGGCTGCACGGTTGAAGAAAAAGAGCTGATTGCCTTTGCCGGCACCCTCATTGCCGGTTTTAAAAAACCTAAATGTATTGTGTTTGTGGATCAGCTGCCCATGACTGCCGCAGGAGAGATCGACCGTTTTGATATTAAAGAAAAATATACCCGCGAGCCGTAAGCACAAACCGCACCCTGGAAACCCGGCACAGTCTTTGTCGACAGCTTGTTTGGCCACAGAGATTGTGCCGTTTAACCGCCAAAGGTTTTTATTCTCCCCTTCCTTATTGTTTAATAATGGTTACTTCTTTATTGACCAACATAAAAGTTATTTGTATAAAACTTGTTTTTGGCGGTGCTGGAACATCACAAGCCGGATTGTGAATAATTAGAGGAGTTTTTAATGAGCGTCATCAACCTGAGACAAATGAAAAGAAATCAAACCGGGGTTATCACCTCGGTAAAAGCCCAGGGCGAGATGGGCCGCCGCATACGGGATATGGGCATTGTCCCGGGAAAGGAGATCACCATCCAGGGCCGTGCCCCGCTTTATGACCCGGTGGCATTGCGGATTATGGGATTTACGT contains:
- a CDS encoding AMP-binding protein, which translates into the protein MNKTHQLTVFDFFHRNAQMNGNGCALYYNGETRTHSELFDDSCRLTWGMARLNLPAGTRVAVIAKNHPAFFHLFAAASALNLCLVLVNRRLGEDELAHALDDTTPRIVIYDDDMRDKVGPLIQERSDIVHSFNLADNFASLYAPDPQDTIEPAAGSDPDLAYIIIHTAAVQGKPRGAVLSQTNLILANLQLMHAYGLDQTKTYLNILPLFHIMGVNIGLATLMAGGKNVIMEQFSPQAALDLIQAQHVSIFGSFPPILGRILECVQSQPTPPDLSCLEIVPGLESPETAEQWETLTGSTFWIMYGQTETSGLITFSPIFEAPGSAGRVSPLVRMIVADDLDHALPPGSTGEILIKGPLVFKGYWNADDLNAFTFRNGWHHTGDMGQMDENGYLYFKGRKPEKELIKPGGENVFPAEVEAALVSHEAVDKACVFGVPDAEFGEAVKAVCVLNDGCTVEEKELIAFAGTLIAGFKKPKCIVFVDQLPMTAAGEIDRFDIKEKYTREP
- a CDS encoding FeoA family protein — its product is MSVINLRQMKRNQTGVITSVKAQGEMGRRIRDMGIVPGKEITIQGRAPLYDPVALRIMGFTLTLRNNEADYIQVEVE